The following proteins come from a genomic window of Bacteroidota bacterium:
- a CDS encoding DUF4332 domain-containing protein, which produces MGYYIDLKSISLDNYKNTLKTSYLLPSRKMLQKNIDQNFELIKNQQIVNIENLFNVLKTKKKLQIFSIQSGVETEYLTILFREIKSNRPNPTKIKDFSNISEELVLKLENLGIKNMLQLFDKIISPQSRKNLSQQSGINEDDILKIVKLCDLTRIRWVNHTFAFVLYEAKFDSLEKVANADYKELYESIKLLNEKRQLYKGNIGLNDMRICVEAAKNVSLDIEY; this is translated from the coding sequence ATGGGATACTATATTGATTTAAAGAGCATTAGTTTAGATAATTACAAGAATACTTTAAAAACTTCCTACTTACTTCCAAGTAGAAAAATGTTGCAAAAAAATATTGACCAAAATTTTGAACTTATTAAAAATCAGCAAATCGTGAATATTGAGAATTTATTTAATGTGCTGAAAACCAAAAAGAAATTGCAAATATTTTCAATTCAAAGTGGCGTAGAAACAGAATATTTGACAATACTTTTTAGAGAAATAAAAAGCAATCGACCAAATCCCACTAAAATAAAAGATTTCTCTAATATTTCTGAAGAATTAGTTTTGAAGTTAGAAAACTTAGGAATAAAAAACATGCTTCAATTATTTGATAAAATCATAAGTCCACAAAGCCGTAAAAATCTATCGCAGCAAAGTGGAATTAATGAAGATGATATTTTGAAAATTGTCAAACTATGCGACCTTACCCGAATTAGGTGGGTGAACCACACATTTGCTTTTGTGCTTTATGAGGCAAAATTCGACAGTCTTGAAAAAGTAGCAAATGCTGATTATAAGGAATTATACGAAAGCATAAAGTTGCTGAACGAAAAACGACAATTATATAAAGGAAATATTGGCTTAAACGATATGAGAATTTGTGTTGAAGCTGCCAAAAATGTATCGTTGGATATTGAATATTAG